AAGCTGACCGTATCGCTGCTGAAGGTACAACTTATGTTGCATCTAATGGCAACACTGCAGTTTTATTAGAGTTAAACTCTGAAACAGACTTCGTTGCACGTAATGAAGGTTTCCAAGCATTAGTTAAAGAAATGGCAGATCACATTTTAGCAACTAAACCAGCAGATCTTGATGCATTAATGGCGTCTGAAATCGAAGCAGGTAAAACGGTTGAAACTAAATTGAACGAAGCGATTTCTACAATCGGTGAAAAATTAACTTTACGTCGTTTCGTATTAGCTGAAAAAACAGATGCAGATGCATTTGGTGAATACTTACACATGGGTGGACGTATTGGTGTTTTAGCAGTAGTTGAAAATTCAACGGACGCTGAAGCAGCGAAAGACGTTGCAATGCATATTGCTGCATTAAACCCTAAATTTGTTTCTCGTGAACAAGTTTCTGCTGAGGAATTAGAACACGAAAAAGAAATCTTAAAACAACAAGCGTTAAACGAAGGTAAACCAGAAAATATCGTAGAAAAAATGGTAGAAGGTCGTTTACGTAAATATTTAGAAGAAATTTGTGCAGTTGATCAGCCATTCGTTAAAAATCCAGATCAAACTGTTGCTGAATTCTTAAAATCAAAAGGCGGCACATTAAAATCATTCGTACGTTATGAAGTTGGAGAAGGTATCGAGAAACGTCAAGATAACTTTGCTGATGAAGTAATGGGACAAATGGGTAAATAATGTTCTGATAAAGACACTTCGGTGTCTTTTTTTATACATAAAAGGTTAGACAAACTACATATAATGATTTATTTAACAGAAGATTATTGATATAATGGCTATAGTTTTGTGTACAGTACACATATTTTTGAGAGGACGGATAATAATGATTGAAACTTCTAAATATAAACGTGTCGTATTAAAGTTAAGTGGAGAAGCACTTGCTGGAGAAACAGGCTTTGGTATTAATCCGTTTGTGATTAAAAGTGTAGCGAAACAAGTAGCAGAAGTAGCTAAGATGGATTGTGAGATTGCTGTAATCGTAGGTGGAGGTAACATATGGCGCGGTAAAACGGGTAGTGACTTAGGTATGGACCGTGGTACTGCTGACTACATGGGTATGCTTGCAACAGTAATGAATTCATTAGCATTACAGGACTCTTTAGAACAATTAGATTGTGACACACGTGTGCTCACTTCTATTGAGATGAAGCAAGTCGCAGAACCTTACATAAGACGTCGTGCGATACGTCATCTAGAAAAAGGTCGCGTCGTAATCTTTGCTGCTGGTATCGGTAACCCTTATTTCTCAACAGATACGACAGCTGCATTACGCGCTGCAGAGATGGAAGCAGATGTCATTCTTATGGGTAAGAATAACGTAGATGGTGTATATTCAGCAGATCCGAAACTTGATCCAAATGCGAAGAAATATGAAACATTAACATATATTGAAATGTTACAGGAAGGCCTGCAAGTGATGGATTCAACAGCAAGCTCATTCTGTATGGACAACGACATTCCACTCGTGGTATTCTCAATTATGGAAGACGGTAATATTAAACGTGCTATAATGGGTGAAGAGATAGGTACTACGATTACAAAATAAAATATAGGATTAAAGGAGAAAGAGAATGACAACTGAAATTTTGAACGAATTAAAATCAAAGATGGAAAAAAGTATCGAAAATCTACAACGTGAATTTGCAGGCATTCGTGCAGGACATGCAAATGCTAATCTGTTAGATCGTGTGTCTGTAGTATACTATGGCGCTGAAACACCAGTTCAGCAATTAGCAAGTATATCAGTACCTGAGCCAAGAATGCTTTTAGTTACACCATATGATAAAACATCGATCGATGATATCTTAAAGGCAATTAATATGGCCAACTTAGGTGTTAACCCGACTTCAGACGGCAATGTAATTCGTATTACAGTTCCAGCTTTAACAGAAGAGCGCCGTAAAGAACTTGTTAAAGAAGCGAAGAAAGAAGCTGAGAATTCAAGGATTGCAATTCGTAACATCCGCCGTGATGCGAACGATGCACTTAAAAAAGCAGAAAAAGCTGGAGATATTACTGAAGATGATTTAAAATCATTTTCTGATGATGTACAAGGTGAAACAGATAAATTTATCAAGAAGATTGACGAATTAACGGCTTCTAAAGAAAAAGATATTCTAGAAGTATAAGGCGTTTGTAATATTAATAATCGTTCGAAAAATGGCGAGCCAAATATATTTGGCTCGACCTTTTTTTGTGATTTTCATGAATATACATATATCTTATGTTAAAATATATGAATAAGTTGAATTACGGAGGCTGCTATGTTCCCATTTAAGAAAAGGAAAGTGACAGAAAACATTCAAATGAGTAAGGCGCATATTCCGAAACACATTGCTATTATTATGGATGGTAATGGGAGATGGGCGAAAGCTAAAAAGATGCCCCGCATTAAAGGGCATTATGAAGGCATGCAGACAGTAAAGAAGATTACGAGACATGCAAGTGATCTTGGTGTGGAATATTTAACATTGTATGCATTTTCTACTGAGAACTGGTCACGACCTAAAGACGAAGTGAATTATTTGATGAAGTTACCAGGAGATTTCTTAAATACCTTTTTGCCGGAATTGATTGCAAAGAACGTGAAGGTAGAGACGATTGGATTCATTGATGATCTGCCAGAGCATACAAGAAATGCTGTATTAGAAGCAAAAGAGAAGACGAAGGATAATACAGGATTAAAGCTTGTATTTGCATTAAATTATGGTGGCAGAAAAGAAATTATTTCTGCAGTACAGCTCATTGCAGAACAATATAAATCGGGAGAAATTTCATTAGATGAAATTAGTGAATCTCAGTTCAATGAATTTTTGTTTACGAAAGGTATGCCAGATCCAGAACTACTCATCCGTACATCTGGTGAAGAGC
Above is a window of Macrococcoides canis DNA encoding:
- the tsf gene encoding translation elongation factor Ts; translation: MAITAQLVKQLRERTGAGMMDCKKALTETNGDIDAAVDYLREKGIAKAAKKADRIAAEGTTYVASNGNTAVLLELNSETDFVARNEGFQALVKEMADHILATKPADLDALMASEIEAGKTVETKLNEAISTIGEKLTLRRFVLAEKTDADAFGEYLHMGGRIGVLAVVENSTDAEAAKDVAMHIAALNPKFVSREQVSAEELEHEKEILKQQALNEGKPENIVEKMVEGRLRKYLEEICAVDQPFVKNPDQTVAEFLKSKGGTLKSFVRYEVGEGIEKRQDNFADEVMGQMGK
- the pyrH gene encoding UMP kinase; the encoded protein is MIETSKYKRVVLKLSGEALAGETGFGINPFVIKSVAKQVAEVAKMDCEIAVIVGGGNIWRGKTGSDLGMDRGTADYMGMLATVMNSLALQDSLEQLDCDTRVLTSIEMKQVAEPYIRRRAIRHLEKGRVVIFAAGIGNPYFSTDTTAALRAAEMEADVILMGKNNVDGVYSADPKLDPNAKKYETLTYIEMLQEGLQVMDSTASSFCMDNDIPLVVFSIMEDGNIKRAIMGEEIGTTITK
- the frr gene encoding ribosome recycling factor, which translates into the protein MTTEILNELKSKMEKSIENLQREFAGIRAGHANANLLDRVSVVYYGAETPVQQLASISVPEPRMLLVTPYDKTSIDDILKAINMANLGVNPTSDGNVIRITVPALTEERRKELVKEAKKEAENSRIAIRNIRRDANDALKKAEKAGDITEDDLKSFSDDVQGETDKFIKKIDELTASKEKDILEV
- a CDS encoding isoprenyl transferase, with amino-acid sequence MFPFKKRKVTENIQMSKAHIPKHIAIIMDGNGRWAKAKKMPRIKGHYEGMQTVKKITRHASDLGVEYLTLYAFSTENWSRPKDEVNYLMKLPGDFLNTFLPELIAKNVKVETIGFIDDLPEHTRNAVLEAKEKTKDNTGLKLVFALNYGGRKEIISAVQLIAEQYKSGEISLDEISESQFNEFLFTKGMPDPELLIRTSGEERLSNFLIWQCSYSEFVFVDEYWPDFTEQSLEKCISIYQNRHRRFGGL